In Hirschia baltica ATCC 49814, the genomic stretch ATTGGTTTTATTGCTCGCGACTGGAGTTAGACGAGCACAAAGACTAGTCTTCAAAAGGGATGTTCGTGTTTGAACCGCGCAATTTTGGGTGGTTCGGGATTAAAATTAGAGTGCCGCCAATACAAGCTGCCACACCGAAAATATAGACTAGATATTCAAGCACCCAGCCTGGCTTGTTAAAAACATTGGTCATGATGGACTGAGAGTCCGGCAAGCCAAATTCTAGCTCTTTGGCAAGATTTAATAATTCCATCGCGTAGGTGTAATTATCGATTTGAGCATTGTAGTTTAAATACATAAACCCGCTGTAAGCCATAAACAAAACGAGGCGTGACGCCCAGTTTACGCGATCTGGATTTATCATAAACAGCAAACCAAAAATCGCGATATGCACACTTACGAAAAATTGCCACGTATTGGAAATCAACTCTCTGTGTTGACCGATTAATTCATGGATTTGCAAAAGGCTTTCGGCATTGATCATCTGGTCCATATTCGTCCCCATCGAGCATATATAATTTAAACGCTGCGCATCGAATGTAGGACTTTATGGTAAATCTTCTGGTGTTTGGCAATCAATCAAACTCAAATGCTGTAAATGCATACAGCAGACAAGACGGCTTCCTTTTTTGATAAGAAATACCGTCTCGCCGCACGCGGAGGAAAGAGTTTATTCGGCGTATTTGTATTCTAGTGGAAAGACCATATTGTAAGTGGTGACGGGTACGCCGGAAGCATCTTTAGTAGGCGAGAACAATGCCTTGCGAACTGCGCGTTCAGCGGATGCATTGAAAACGGCATCAGAACAATCAGCGACTACATTGAAAGGGCGTCCTTGTGGATCTAGGGCGAAGGCTACATCACAGAGGCCAGATAAACCTTGGTGCAAGGCTTTTCTGGGATAGGTTGGTAGAGGTTGTCGGATGGGGATTGCCGTTGATGGTCCATTATAGGTGCCCGTTGCAATAACCGGAATTTGCGAAACCAAATCCGGGGCTGAATTATTTATGATTGGTATATTCAAACTAGGTGCATCTGAAGCAGTAATACTAATAGCAGGCGCAGCTGGAGGGATGGGTGTTTTGATTATCTCGATATCAAGATAACTTGACGGTGCTGGGGGTGGGATAGTTTCAACCGTAAATGCCCGTAATGTAAAGTCCTTTGCTTTTTGCATGTTTATCGCATCTATGCGGATTAGATATTCCATCGTACAGAACAGCGCTAGCGTGATCACAGTGGCTATTGCGCCAGCCATAAGCAGGTTAATTGATTTTTTCTGAGGTGTTCGAACATGTGTTTCAGATGTGTCTGAAAGCATGGAGATTGAATTTGGATCGAGAACAGCAGCGGACATAGTTTCCCCCCTAAGAAAATAGACAGATGAAATTATTATCGTATTGTTTCAGGCTAAAGTTGAATAAGTTTCAGGTCAATTTATCCTAAAGTTGTATATCAATCCATGCTGGCCCAGTGGTCTGGTTTCCAATTTATGCCGCGATTATCAAGAAATATTTTGATTTGTTCAAACGGATTTGAACCTTGATCCCCGAATAAAGTTTTTAGGTTTTTCAGTATATCGGCGTTTTCATCACCCGTTTTTGCGCGAGGTTTTGCAGCTTTATCTAGCACACGTTTAAGCGCCCCTAATTGGCCCTTTTCAACAATGATATACCACTCATCATCAATACCGCCACTGCATATGGATAACCGGTCACTTGCGTCAAAACTTGCTGTGACCATCCAGAAATTGGGTGTTTCTCTTTCAAATAGAGTGACATCATAGGTATCTAAATTCTTATCAGAAGTGCGCATATTGTTGGCCTTAGTGTCACGTCTTGAGATGAAGTTTGATTTTAGGTGATAAAACAACAAAATAAAGTGGAAATATTCTGCTCTTAGATTGGCTCTCCTTGGGGCAGGTGTGCTTTGTTTCAGAAGGCTGTTTATTGTCTACGCCTATAAAACACTGTTTGGACCTTATTACCCCAAAGGACTTTCTCTATGATCAAAGCATATGCCGCATTTGAAGCTAAAGGTGAGTTGAAACCATTTGAATATGATTCGGGTGTTCTAGGGCGGGATGAAGTTGAGATAGATGTGCATTATTGCGGTATTTGTCACAGTGATCTTAGCATGATTGATAATGACTGGGGATTTAGTGATTATCCGCTTGTGCCCGGGCATGAGGTTGTAGGTGTGATTGCGGCAGTGGGTGAGGATGTGAAATCTTTTTCCATTGGTCAAAATGTGGGGCTTGGTTGGCATTCGGGCTATTGCAATGAATGCAAGCAGTGCGGGGCTGGGGACCAGAATTTATGTGAGAAAGTGCAGCCAACAATTGCGGGGCATTATGGGGGCTTTGCCGATAAGGTGCGGGCGCAGGCGCAAAGCGTGGTGGCGATACCCGAGGGAATAGATCTTGAAACGGCGGGGCCGATGTTTTGCGGCGGTGTCACTGTGTTTAATCCGCTTGTGCAATATGACATTCCGCCGACCAGCAAAGTGGCTGTGATTGGCATTGGCGGTCTAGGGCATTTAGCGCTTCAATTTTTGAACGCGTGGGGATGTGAAGTAACGGCTTTTACATCTAGCGAAAGCAAGATTGAGGAAGCTAAAAAACTGGGCGCGCACCACACGTTAAATTCGCGTGATAAGGCCGAAATAAAGAGCGCGAAAGGCCGGTTTGATGTCATCATTTCCACGGTAAATGTGGCTTTGAATTGGAATTTATACCTATCGACGCTGGCACCTAAAGGGCGATTGCATTTTGCGGGGGCGACATTGGAGCCGCTTGATATCAATGTGTTTGCTTTGATGGAGCAGCAAAAATCGGTCTCATCATCATCGGTTGGCAGTCCGCAAACGATTGCGACAATGCTTGAATTTGCCAAACGCCATGACATTAAGCCCCAAATTGAGATGTTCCGCATGGATCAGGTGAATGAAGCGATGGACCGTCTAAAATCTGGCGATGTGCATTATCGCGTCGTGCTTTCCAACAAATAGACATCTGCTTAAGCGCGCAAACCAACAAAAATATCTGCATTGGGAGATTGCCCCGATGCAGGTTTGCCCGATGCAGGCATGAATGTGGCTGGTAAACGGGGCGCAAGGCGCACAGTCTGGCCGCAATGTGTGTGCTGGCGGGTGGCCAGCTGGTAACGCAGCCCGAAGGTGCGCCTCGCAAAATGGTTTTGGCTTATCGCAAAGCCACTGAAGGGGCGGGCAATGCCCCCAAGACCTGACCTGTATTTACGCTATACAAGCCTATCTCCCTTCAGCCCTGCAACTTAGATAACGCACCGTTTCGTTATCCAGTATTGGCAGGCCCATTCCTCCAATTCCACACGTCGGTCGCGAGCCGCCCCTGAAGATTGGATGCAGCAAGTATGGGGTGAGGTTTTAAGCAGGGGGATAAGTTTTGAGATTTCCACTATGTGACAAGCGTTCAAGTATAGTTACTTATTGCTGATTACAACTTCACGTGTTTTAAATGTTAACGACGGGTTGATGCGTGTTCTCGAGTTTCTTGAGTTCCGATTTTGGGGACGAAGATTGATTTTTTTATCGTATAGTAGTGAAAATCAGAAGCAAGCTGATCGCGTTTCTCAGTTTATGAGTGAGCATGGATTCGAAAATTGGCAAGATGATCAAAAGTTGAAGCCGGGCGATGAGTTTGAGGATATTATTATTAGAAAGGTGCAAACTTCACGTTGTCTAGTTTTATTACTGACGAGAGCATCTTTAAAAAGTGAGTGGGTAAAAAAAGAAGTTGAAACAGCAATCGCTTCGAATATTCCCATAATCCCAATTTCGAATGTGCCAGCAGTTGAATTGCGGGACGAAATTGATGAAAGCTCTGCATGGGCATCTAAATTAGTTCAAAGTATCCAGTTCATTAGTTATCATGTTCAACTTACCCAGAACATATTAAATAAGCTTTTAGAAGCTCTGGAATGGCGCTTGAGTGAAGATGCGCTGGCTTCCATCTTTTCATTTGTGAATTTTAAAGGTGGCATAGGAAAAACAAGTTTGTGCGCTTCAGCTGCATGTTGTTTTGCATCTAAGCACAACAAGCGGGTTTTATTGATAGATTTAGACCCTCAAGAAAATTTAAGTGACCTGCTTTTGACGCGGCATGCGTTGGCGGTCGCATCTGCTGAGGGGCATACTGCACTTTCTCTTTTTGAACCGAAAAGGGTCTGTAAAAAAGTAGGGCGTGAGTACGACTTTAAATTCCTTATGGCATTTGCCCATGATGTTGAAACTAACTGGTCTTCATTGGCTATGAAAATATCTGATTCAGCAAGTAATGGGTCACTTTCCATCATACCGGCTGATTATCGGATGATGAAATTCGCTAAAGCATCAGTTACAGCTCAAGAAGTGTATTTATATAATTTTTCAAAATCAGTGCGTGCATTGTCTAGATATTATGATGCAATTTTTATTGATTCTGGCCCATCGGCTTCTTTGCTGACTCATTGTGCCTTAAAGTTTGCAGATAACATTATTTCACCTGTTAGAGCTGATTACAATGCTGTGCGTGGTCTTTATTCAATGCAACAGGCTGCTCTAAATGTCTTTGATTGTGATATTGATGGGAAAACCTATCCAGTGTTCAATTTTTATAGATTGAATAATGTAACAGAAAGAGATTTTGCAAACGACTTTTCAAAGTCTGCGGATAAAATTTCAAGCCTAGTTTCCTTCGTTAAAAACAAAGTTTTGGAGACCCGTATTCCTTTAACTCAAGGAATGATTGGCGTCGAAAAATATCTGAATGCGGCGTTAAATAGTGAGTTAAAAGACATTTCTTTCGGAGCAGCAAACGAATCTATGCATGCTCTGTCAGATGAGTTGTTATTGATATCTGATGCGGGGACCAAAAAATGAATTCTAAATCGCAGGAGCTTTTGGCTCTAATAAAGAAAAGCCGCTCCAAACCAAATATTACAGCGAGCCATGTGGAAGAGTTCCTTGCGGATTATGAACGTTTAGGAAGGACAGAATTTTTAAACCTAGTCGCAAAAGAATTAGAAAAACCAGCGCGGGCAGTAAAATCATCTCGAAAGCCACCACATCCATTATCAGGTGCTCTAAAAAGTGCTCAGACGCGCACAGGGATGAAAGCCGCTGAGTTCAAAAAAACGGTGTTGGACTCTATTGATTTTAATAAATATGCAGAGTTGAAGCGGCCTGCCGCTAGCGTATCTTTAACGAAAATGCTGGAAGTTCTGTCCACTGTTATTACGCAGGGTGATTTAGAGCGCATTATTGAGCAGGTTGGAGAACGTTACAGACTGAAGCGTTGAGGACATGTATCCTTGTAGTCTGCCCTATCCCTTCGGGACGGGGGATGGGTTTTCTGGGTGCATGGCGCGTTGGATGGAGAGTTTGCGCTCGCGTAGGGCGATATAGATGCCTGATCCGATGATGAGGGGCGTGCCCAGCCATAAGGTTGGGCTGGGGATTTGATCCCAGAACACATATCCAAGGGCAGTGGCAAATATCAGATTTGAATAATCCATCGGCATCACAACAGCAATATTAGCTAGTCGCAGGGATTCTGACAGGGCGAGTTGTCCAACTGTGCCAAGAATAGATATTGCGATTAACAGCCCAAATACCTCTAAAGAATGCATCTGCCCCACCCATATCATGGCGATTCCGGTGATGGGGACCCCCAAAAGCGTGTAGGTGAAGACAATGCTGGCGGCGCTCTCCGTGGTGGCGAGTTTGCGGATAATGATAGTGGTGGCTGCACCAAAAATGGCACCCGTCATGGCCACGGCTGCGCCAAGTAGAGGGATTTCATTGTGCCAAGGCTGCATGGCGACAACTATGCCGATAAAGCCAACAAGAACCGCAATCCAACGCCGTATACCAACAAATTCCGAGAGGAAAATCACGGAGAATATTGTGGCGATCATGGGCACGGTAAAACCGATTGTGGCGGCTTCGGCCATGGGCAATAGCATGACGGCGAGGAAATTTGCGCCCATGGCAATAATGCCCAATATTGCCCGCGCCAGATGTGCGCCATAGCGCGTGCTTTTAAGATTGGTGAGGCCGCCTTTGCGGCTGATAATCCATGCGCCTGTGACGATTGTGCCAAACAGGAAGCGATAGAATAATACCTCAATGACATGCACATCTTGTTCGCCGACATATTTCACAAGGGCGAACATGCAGGCGAGTGTCGCAATCGCAAACAAGCGGATGGCAAGGCCGGTAATGGGTCTATCTTGGTGGGCGCTTGTTTGGTTCATGCGGCGTATCTAGCCTTTGGGGAATGGCGTTTGAAAAGCCCTATCGTTTTGTCTCTGATAGGGCTTTTCGGATTTGAAGTGTCGCTAGAACCTAGAGGTCTGCATACATGTGTTTTTCGTGTTTTGCACCGGGATGTGTGCACGCGCCAAGGTGGGCTGGGCCAACTGTTTGGACGTATTTGTAAAGTGCGCCGGTGGCGTAGAGGTTTTCTTTGGGTACAAAGTCTGCGCGGCGTTTGGCGAGCTCTTCCTCGTCAACTTCAAGGTCGATTGTGCCTTTGATCGCGTCGATTGAGATGATGTCGCCATCTTTTACAAGACCGATAGGGCCGCCATCATAAGCTTCGGGTGTGACGTGTCCGATACAGAAACCACGTGTAGCACCGGAGAAGCGTCCATCTGTGATGAGAGCCACTTTATCGCCCATGCCTTGGCCGTAGAGCGCAGCTGTTGTGGCGAGCATTTCACGCATGCCGGGGCCGCCTTTAGGGCCTTCATAACGGATAACCAATACGTCGCCTTCTTTGTATGTTTTGTCGCGCACGGCTTCAAAACAATCATCTTCAGAATCGAAGACACGCGCTGGGCCGCTAAATGTTTGGTGGGCCAATCCGGCGACTTTCACGATTGCGCCATCTGGTGCCATAGAACCTTTCAAGCCGACAACACCGCCTGTCGGTGAAAGCGGGTTTGTGACGGGGTAGATGACTTTTTGTGTCGGGTCGAATTTTACGTCTTCAAGGTTTTCGGCCAGTGTTTTACCCGTCACAGTGATACAATCACCGTTCAGGTATCCGCCATCAAGCATTGTGCGCATGAGCATTGGCATGCCGCCGGCTTCACCCATGTCTTTGGCCACATAGCGCCCGCCGGGTTTTAGGTCGGCAAGGTAAGGGGTTTTCTTGAAGATTTCAGCCACGCGCTCAAGCGGGAAATCAATACCTGCTTCATTGGCCATAGCTGGAAGGTGAAGCCCTGCATTCGTCGATCCACCTGTGGCGGCAACAACGGCTGCGGCGTTTTCAAAGGCTTCAAGCGTACAGATATCACGCGGACGCAGATTGCGCTCGATCAATGCCATTACAGCTTCACCTGTGGCAACAGCGTATTCATCACGGCTTATATAAGGTGCTGGTAGAGCAGATGAGAGAGGTAGGGCAAGACCGATGGCTTCAGAGACACATGCCATTGTGTTGGCTGTAAATTGACCACCACACGCACCCGCACCCGGACATGCGACTTTCTCAAGTTTGTTGAGCTTTTCTTCGTTCATATTGTTTGCGCCAACGGCATAGGAACCAACAGCTTCAAACACATCCAGCACGGTGACGTCTTTGTCTTCGAAGCGGCCCGGCATGATGGAACCACCATAAAGGAAAGCGGATGGAACGTTTAGGCGCAACATGGCCATCATCATGCCCGGAAGGGATTTATCACACCCAGCAATACCAACAAGCGCATCGTAAAAATGCCCGCGAATTGTAAGCTCAACGGAGTCTGCAATTACATCACGCGATACAAGGGAAGAGCGCATGGCTTCTGTTCCCATTGCGATACCGTCAGTTACTGTGATTGTACAAAATTCGCGTGGTGTTCCATTGGCTTTTTTAACGCCTTCAGACACAGCGTGAGCCTGTCGTTGAAGGGCGATATTACATGGGGCTGCTTCATTCCATGCAGACGCGACACCCACGAATGGCTGCTCAATTTCCTTCGTCCCGAGACCCATAGCGTAATAGTATGAGCGTTGAGGTGCTTTTTTAGGGCCAATCGTGACGTGGCGCGAAGGTAATTTTGACTTGTCGACCATAGAGAAGACACTTTCTTAAGGCATAATTTTTTAAATTCTGTGAAAGCTTATGGCCCATCGTGCGCCAAACCGGAAGAGGCGTTATGTCCCGTCAGGGCGTGATAATGTATATAAGAGCGCTTTATTGCGCCGTTTTTGTATATCTTGGAGGATAAAACCTGAATGGATGACGCTTCTGCATTAGAGCCGATCGTGTTTGAAATGACGCCGCCTGCAGGATATGAGCGCTCCGGCTCTGACTTGTTGGCACAAGCCTCAATACCTGCTCAAATGCCAGATAAAGTATATGGTCCATCCAAACCTACCCATGATTTAGTTGATAATCCTGAGGCGCTGAAAAGTGAGTTGGACGCGCTTTCCAGTAATGGACAAGTGTTGATTGCGACCCCGCCTGCCAGTTTACATTATTATGGGCGACCAGAAATCCACGGAGTGCCCACTCCGCATGTGCAAAAGCGGTTAGATGAGGTTCGTCAATCGGGTGAACTGACAGAGGCCATTATTGATCAATCTCAATATCCTTATACAGCGATTGGACGCCTGAGTTATAGTATTGAGGGTGTGGTGCGTCATTGCACAGCATGGGTTGTATCAGACCGTGTGATCGCGACTGCGGGGCATTGTGTTTTTTCGCGTGCTGTTAATGCGCAATCTAAAAATAGAGATATTGAGAGTCAAACGGGGCAAAAAGCTTCTTCGAAAGTGTCTGGTTTGGCTGAATGGACAATATTTGAGCCGAGCTATCGCGCTGGTGTGGAAACAGAAAAATGGGCTGGCATTCGCGGATATGTTTTGACAGGGTGGGTGTCTCCCGAAGAAGGGGAAGCAACCAGTCCTCATGATTTTGCGTTTGTCGTTCTTGATAAACCCATTGTGCAGAAAACAGGTGCATTAGGTGTGAGAGTTGCTAGTCCTGATGCGCCAGAAGCGACATTTAGTTTGGGATATCCGCAAAACCCTACAGCGAAATATGCTTTTGATGGGCAATATCTTTATGCGTCCACAGGACGATTAAAATCATCTGCATTGGGGGTGATGGAAGCAGAAAATCAACTCACGGAAGGATCTTCAGGTGGGCCTTGGTTATCAAAAACTCAAGACGGCGTGGTGGTGACGGGTATTAATTCTAACAAGCCATTGCGAAGCGATGACACAACATTTTCACCCATTCTTGGCCAAAGCTTTATAAGCCTGTTATCTCGCGTTCTGTCTGATATGACAGGGGTTTAGGTGTAGCTGAGATGATTTAGTTGACGTTGATTTCCTCAACGGCAGTATTTCAATGTGAAGCGGCTATGCCTAGATTGGTTTCAAATTAAAAGTAAAACCAAGCCAAGGATACGCCAAATATGCCTAAATCAGCCGAAGGCGCTTTAACATCTGAAGAAGCGATCGCTGCAGACAAAGCACGTAAAGAAGAGTTTTTTGGCAAGACTGGCCGTGTGAAACTTGATTATCCGTTTGAAGAACACCCAGAACCTGGAGAAGTGACGGAAGTTGCGCCGGGTATTTTGTGGGTGGCAATGCCTTTGCCGATTAAAGGGCTGGACTGGATCAATCTCTGGCTCATTGAAGAAGAAGATGGTTGGACTCTCGTTGATACGGGTATGTCGATGGAAGAGACCCGTAATCATTGGGAAAAGGTGTTTGATAATCACCTAAAGGGGAAACCTATTACGCGCGTAATAGGAACGCATTTACACCCTGACCACATTGGATTGGCGGGTTGGGTGACACGAAAATTTGACTGTGAATTATGGATGTCTCAGGCTGAATATGTGTTCTGCCGTATGCTCGTTGCTGATACGGGCCGCGCGGCACCGCCGGAAGGTATAAAGTTTTATACGCAGGCGGGTTGGGATGCAGACATGCTTGACCATTATACCAAGAAATTTGGTTTTTTTGGTCAGATGGTTTGGCCATTGCCTGAAGCTTTTCGGCGTTTGCAAGATAAGGATGTGCTTTCAATCGGCGGACGCGATTGGCGTATAATAGTGGGGAATGGTCATAGTCCTGAGCATGTATGTCTTTATTGTGAAGAGCTGAATGTGTTGATTTCTGGAGACCAGTTATTGCCGCGCATTTCATCAAATGTGTCTGTTTATCCCACAGAGCCAGAGGCAGACCCATTGACCGATTGGTTGGATAGCTGCGCCAAGTTGATCAAAGAAGTGCCAGCCGATGTGCTTGTGCTTCCGGCGCATAATCGACCTTTTAAGGGGGCGCATCAACGTTTGACAAATCTGATTGAGGGCCATCAAAGGCAGATAGAGCGTCTTTGGAATAAATTAAAAGAACCAGCGACCACACTTGACGTATTTGGAACACTTTTCTTTCGCAAGATTGGAAAAGGAGACTATTTCACCGCAACTGGAGAAGCTGTCGCGCATTTGAATTATCTTTATTTGCGCGGTCGGGTGAGCCGGACATTGGTGGATGGCGTGTACAGATATCAAGCTAAACCCAATGATGATGGGACTTGACCTTAAGATATTGATGTCGCTCTAGTCTCTCTGAATATTGTGCATTAGTAAAAGATGCAGGATTTTGGAATTTAGATAGGGCAGATGTGATATTGTCCTGATGGTTGAGGGACAATTTTTGCAAGATAAATTTACCAATCATCCGCCGTTTGGAAATCAGCAAACATCTCGCTCAAAGTCATATCCTAGCGGGTGGACGATTTTGGGCATTAGCCTTATTGGAGCGGGCATATTCATTTATGCCGCCGTCTTTTTGTTTGGCTTCGCATCGGGTTTATCATCCATTCGCACAGATGGAAGCGGGACAACGGTTTTTATGGCATTGATAGGACTGACCGTAGGATTGCCTATAATTGGCGTGGGCGTTTTG encodes the following:
- a CDS encoding DMT family transporter; the protein is MNQTSAHQDRPITGLAIRLFAIATLACMFALVKYVGEQDVHVIEVLFYRFLFGTIVTGAWIISRKGGLTNLKSTRYGAHLARAILGIIAMGANFLAVMLLPMAEAATIGFTVPMIATIFSVIFLSEFVGIRRWIAVLVGFIGIVVAMQPWHNEIPLLGAAVAMTGAIFGAATTIIIRKLATTESAASIVFTYTLLGVPITGIAMIWVGQMHSLEVFGLLIAISILGTVGQLALSESLRLANIAVVMPMDYSNLIFATALGYVFWDQIPSPTLWLGTPLIIGSGIYIALRERKLSIQRAMHPENPSPVPKG
- a CDS encoding MBL fold metallo-hydrolase, which translates into the protein MPKSAEGALTSEEAIAADKARKEEFFGKTGRVKLDYPFEEHPEPGEVTEVAPGILWVAMPLPIKGLDWINLWLIEEEDGWTLVDTGMSMEETRNHWEKVFDNHLKGKPITRVIGTHLHPDHIGLAGWVTRKFDCELWMSQAEYVFCRMLVADTGRAAPPEGIKFYTQAGWDADMLDHYTKKFGFFGQMVWPLPEAFRRLQDKDVLSIGGRDWRIIVGNGHSPEHVCLYCEELNVLISGDQLLPRISSNVSVYPTEPEADPLTDWLDSCAKLIKEVPADVLVLPAHNRPFKGAHQRLTNLIEGHQRQIERLWNKLKEPATTLDVFGTLFFRKIGKGDYFTATGEAVAHLNYLYLRGRVSRTLVDGVYRYQAKPNDDGT
- the ahr gene encoding NADPH-dependent aldehyde reductase Ahr, whose product is MIKAYAAFEAKGELKPFEYDSGVLGRDEVEIDVHYCGICHSDLSMIDNDWGFSDYPLVPGHEVVGVIAAVGEDVKSFSIGQNVGLGWHSGYCNECKQCGAGDQNLCEKVQPTIAGHYGGFADKVRAQAQSVVAIPEGIDLETAGPMFCGGVTVFNPLVQYDIPPTSKVAVIGIGGLGHLALQFLNAWGCEVTAFTSSESKIEEAKKLGAHHTLNSRDKAEIKSAKGRFDVIISTVNVALNWNLYLSTLAPKGRLHFAGATLEPLDINVFALMEQQKSVSSSSVGSPQTIATMLEFAKRHDIKPQIEMFRMDQVNEAMDRLKSGDVHYRVVLSNK
- a CDS encoding AAA family ATPase: MIFLSYSSENQKQADRVSQFMSEHGFENWQDDQKLKPGDEFEDIIIRKVQTSRCLVLLLTRASLKSEWVKKEVETAIASNIPIIPISNVPAVELRDEIDESSAWASKLVQSIQFISYHVQLTQNILNKLLEALEWRLSEDALASIFSFVNFKGGIGKTSLCASAACCFASKHNKRVLLIDLDPQENLSDLLLTRHALAVASAEGHTALSLFEPKRVCKKVGREYDFKFLMAFAHDVETNWSSLAMKISDSASNGSLSIIPADYRMMKFAKASVTAQEVYLYNFSKSVRALSRYYDAIFIDSGPSASLLTHCALKFADNIISPVRADYNAVRGLYSMQQAALNVFDCDIDGKTYPVFNFYRLNNVTERDFANDFSKSADKISSLVSFVKNKVLETRIPLTQGMIGVEKYLNAALNSELKDISFGAANESMHALSDELLLISDAGTKK
- the ilvD gene encoding dihydroxy-acid dehydratase produces the protein MVDKSKLPSRHVTIGPKKAPQRSYYYAMGLGTKEIEQPFVGVASAWNEAAPCNIALQRQAHAVSEGVKKANGTPREFCTITVTDGIAMGTEAMRSSLVSRDVIADSVELTIRGHFYDALVGIAGCDKSLPGMMMAMLRLNVPSAFLYGGSIMPGRFEDKDVTVLDVFEAVGSYAVGANNMNEEKLNKLEKVACPGAGACGGQFTANTMACVSEAIGLALPLSSALPAPYISRDEYAVATGEAVMALIERNLRPRDICTLEAFENAAAVVAATGGSTNAGLHLPAMANEAGIDFPLERVAEIFKKTPYLADLKPGGRYVAKDMGEAGGMPMLMRTMLDGGYLNGDCITVTGKTLAENLEDVKFDPTQKVIYPVTNPLSPTGGVVGLKGSMAPDGAIVKVAGLAHQTFSGPARVFDSEDDCFEAVRDKTYKEGDVLVIRYEGPKGGPGMREMLATTAALYGQGMGDKVALITDGRFSGATRGFCIGHVTPEAYDGGPIGLVKDGDIISIDAIKGTIDLEVDEEELAKRRADFVPKENLYATGALYKYVQTVGPAHLGACTHPGAKHEKHMYADL
- a CDS encoding trypsin-like serine peptidase; translation: MDDASALEPIVFEMTPPAGYERSGSDLLAQASIPAQMPDKVYGPSKPTHDLVDNPEALKSELDALSSNGQVLIATPPASLHYYGRPEIHGVPTPHVQKRLDEVRQSGELTEAIIDQSQYPYTAIGRLSYSIEGVVRHCTAWVVSDRVIATAGHCVFSRAVNAQSKNRDIESQTGQKASSKVSGLAEWTIFEPSYRAGVETEKWAGIRGYVLTGWVSPEEGEATSPHDFAFVVLDKPIVQKTGALGVRVASPDAPEATFSLGYPQNPTAKYAFDGQYLYASTGRLKSSALGVMEAENQLTEGSSGGPWLSKTQDGVVVTGINSNKPLRSDDTTFSPILGQSFISLLSRVLSDMTGV
- a CDS encoding energy transducer TonB; translation: MSAAVLDPNSISMLSDTSETHVRTPQKKSINLLMAGAIATVITLALFCTMEYLIRIDAINMQKAKDFTLRAFTVETIPPPAPSSYLDIEIIKTPIPPAAPAISITASDAPSLNIPIINNSAPDLVSQIPVIATGTYNGPSTAIPIRQPLPTYPRKALHQGLSGLCDVAFALDPQGRPFNVVADCSDAVFNASAERAVRKALFSPTKDASGVPVTTYNMVFPLEYKYAE